The following proteins come from a genomic window of Campylobacter coli 76339:
- a CDS encoding Glucosamine--fructose-6-phosphate aminotransferase [isomerizing]: protein MCGIVGYIGKNEKKHTILSGLKELEYRGYDSAGLAVMKNGELDFFKAVGKLENLANKCANFTSEEFGFAIGHTRWATHGKPTEINAHPHLGQYSCVIHNGIIENYKEIKNKLESQGVSFLSQTDTEVIVQLFEFYAEKMEVFEAWKKTIEELRGAFATLLVSKKDPTRVFFAKNAAPLIVGKSQNHEFYFASADTPLIGFCDEVIYLEDLSLGYASENELVIYENNQLKQNSFTKLSGDKAYAKKDGFRFFMEKEIYEQSRVMSEVLMGRINGDEVVFDELENENLSTVDEITLCACGTSYHAAMASAYLFERLAKVKAKVEIASEFRYREAIVKPNSLFIVISQSGETADTLEALKIAKEQGAKTFAICNVDNSNIVRLAHLSLLTRAGIEKGVASTKAFATQVLTLWMLAIFIAQKKKIDMSAEIKALLHTPNCVTVSTKLHEKIHRLSKRYLDGHGFFFIGRDVFYPLALEGALKLKELSYLHAEGYPAGEMKHGPIALADSKLYTIALMPKTLLYEKTKSNVEELIARDSTVLCVSPLDFDLSDDFIKTNEQDHYMCEFFEMMVITQLLAMEISIRLGNDVDMPRNLAKSVTVE from the coding sequence ATGTGTGGAATTGTAGGCTATATAGGAAAAAATGAAAAAAAACATACTATTTTAAGCGGGCTTAAAGAACTTGAATACCGTGGTTATGATAGTGCGGGTTTAGCGGTGATGAAAAATGGAGAGCTTGATTTTTTTAAAGCTGTAGGTAAGCTTGAAAATTTAGCAAACAAATGTGCAAATTTTACAAGTGAAGAATTCGGTTTTGCTATAGGACATACACGCTGGGCAACCCATGGAAAACCTACTGAAATCAATGCTCATCCTCATTTGGGTCAGTACTCTTGTGTGATTCATAATGGTATTATAGAAAATTATAAAGAGATTAAAAACAAGCTTGAAAGCCAAGGGGTGAGTTTTCTAAGCCAAACAGATACAGAAGTTATAGTTCAACTTTTTGAATTTTATGCAGAAAAAATGGAAGTTTTTGAAGCTTGGAAAAAAACGATAGAAGAACTTAGAGGCGCTTTTGCCACTCTTTTAGTGAGTAAAAAAGATCCTACTCGTGTATTTTTTGCTAAAAACGCAGCTCCTTTAATCGTAGGAAAATCTCAAAATCATGAATTTTATTTTGCAAGTGCTGATACACCTTTGATAGGATTTTGTGATGAGGTGATTTATCTTGAGGATTTGAGTTTAGGTTATGCTAGTGAAAATGAACTTGTTATTTATGAAAACAATCAACTAAAACAAAATTCCTTTACCAAGCTTTCAGGCGATAAAGCTTATGCAAAAAAAGATGGCTTTCGCTTTTTTATGGAAAAAGAAATTTACGAACAAAGCCGCGTAATGAGCGAGGTTTTAATGGGACGCATTAATGGCGATGAGGTGGTTTTTGATGAGCTTGAAAATGAGAATTTAAGCACAGTCGATGAAATCACGCTTTGTGCTTGTGGAACTAGCTATCATGCTGCCATGGCAAGCGCATATTTGTTTGAGCGTTTGGCTAAGGTTAAAGCTAAAGTAGAAATTGCTAGTGAATTTCGCTACCGAGAAGCGATTGTAAAGCCTAATTCTTTGTTTATCGTAATTTCTCAAAGCGGGGAAACTGCAGATACTTTAGAAGCTTTAAAAATTGCAAAAGAGCAAGGAGCTAAAACATTTGCTATTTGCAATGTGGATAATTCTAATATAGTCCGTTTGGCACACTTAAGTCTTTTAACGCGTGCAGGTATTGAAAAAGGCGTAGCTTCAACCAAGGCTTTTGCAACTCAGGTTTTAACACTTTGGATGTTGGCAATTTTTATTGCTCAAAAGAAAAAAATCGATATGAGCGCTGAAATCAAAGCTCTCTTACATACTCCTAATTGTGTTACAGTAAGTACTAAATTGCATGAAAAAATTCATCGTTTATCTAAGCGTTATTTAGATGGTCATGGATTTTTCTTTATAGGCAGGGATGTATTCTATCCTTTGGCTTTAGAAGGAGCTTTGAAATTAAAAGAACTTTCTTATTTACACGCTGAGGGTTATCCTGCAGGAGAAATGAAGCACGGACCTATAGCTTTGGCTGATTCTAAGCTTTATACTATAGCCTTAATGCCTAAAACTCTACTTTATGAAAAAACCAAGTCAAATGTTGAGGAGTTGATAGCTAGGGATTCTACCGTTCTTTGTGTTTCTCCTTTGGATTTTGATTTAAGCGATGATTTTATAAAAACCAATGAGCAAGATCACTATATGTGTGAATTTTTTGAAATGATGGTGATCACTCAACTTCTGGCAATGGAAATTTCTATAAGACTTGGCAATGATGTAGATATGCCAAGAAATTTAGCAAAAAGCGTAACCGTCGAATAA
- a CDS encoding Fumarate hydratase class II: MEYRIEHDTMGEIKVPNDKYWGAQTERSFENFKIGCEKMPKVLIYAFANLKKSLALVNNKLGKLDEAKKNAIVQACDEIIAGKFDDNFPLAIWQTGSGTQSNMNMNEVIANRATEIMGGDFRKEKLVHPNDHVNMSQSSNDTFPTAMSIVAVEQVEKKLIPALDELIATFEKKVKEFEGIIKIGRTHLQDATPLTLAQEFSGYLSMLLHSKEQIIASLPTLRELAIGGTAVGTGLNAHPELSEKVSEELSKLMGTKFVSSPNKFHALTSHDAINFTHGAMKGLAANLMKIANDIRWLASGPRCGLGELNIPENEPGSSIMPGKVNPTQCEAITMVAVQVMGNDAAIGFAASQGNFELNVFKPVIIYNFLQSLDLLADSMHSFNIHCAVGIEPNREKIEYNLHNSLMLVTALNPHIGYENAAKVAKNAHKKGISLKESAMELGLVSEEDFAKFVDPAKMIGPKA, from the coding sequence ATGGAATACAGAATTGAACATGATACCATGGGTGAAATTAAGGTTCCAAACGACAAGTATTGGGGTGCTCAAACAGAGAGAAGTTTTGAAAATTTCAAAATCGGTTGCGAGAAGATGCCAAAGGTATTGATTTATGCTTTTGCAAATCTTAAAAAATCTTTGGCTTTGGTAAATAACAAACTTGGCAAGCTAGATGAAGCTAAAAAAAATGCTATAGTTCAAGCTTGTGATGAAATTATCGCAGGCAAATTTGATGATAATTTCCCACTTGCAATCTGGCAAACAGGATCAGGCACACAAAGCAATATGAACATGAATGAAGTGATTGCAAATCGTGCAACTGAAATCATGGGTGGAGATTTTCGTAAAGAAAAACTTGTACATCCAAACGACCATGTAAATATGTCTCAAAGTTCTAATGATACTTTCCCAACTGCTATGAGTATCGTTGCAGTAGAACAGGTAGAGAAAAAGCTTATTCCTGCGCTTGATGAACTTATCGCTACTTTTGAAAAAAAGGTCAAAGAATTTGAAGGAATTATCAAAATAGGGCGCACACATTTACAAGATGCTACACCGCTTACCTTGGCACAAGAATTCAGCGGTTACCTTTCTATGCTTTTGCATTCAAAAGAACAAATTATCGCTTCTTTACCAACTTTAAGAGAATTAGCAATAGGTGGAACAGCAGTAGGAACAGGATTGAATGCACATCCAGAGCTTAGTGAAAAAGTGAGTGAAGAACTTAGTAAGCTTATGGGTACAAAATTTGTTTCAAGCCCAAACAAATTCCATGCTTTAACAAGCCACGATGCTATTAATTTTACTCATGGAGCAATGAAAGGCTTGGCTGCAAATTTGATGAAAATAGCAAATGATATCAGATGGTTAGCTTCAGGCCCTAGATGCGGACTTGGTGAACTTAATATTCCTGAGAATGAACCAGGAAGTTCTATTATGCCAGGTAAGGTTAATCCTACTCAATGCGAGGCTATTACTATGGTAGCGGTTCAAGTTATGGGAAATGATGCGGCTATAGGTTTTGCTGCAAGTCAAGGAAATTTTGAGCTTAATGTGTTTAAGCCTGTGATTATTTATAACTTCTTACAAAGTCTTGATTTGCTTGCTGATTCTATGCATTCATTCAATATCCATTGTGCTGTAGGCATAGAACCAAATCGTGAAAAAATAGAATACAACCTACACAATTCTTTAATGCTAGTTACCGCATTAAATCCACATATTGGATACGAAAATGCTGCTAAGGTAGCTAAAAATGCACATAAAAAAGGTATTTCTTTGAAAGAAAGTGCTATGGAGTTAGGCTTGGTTAGTGAAGAAGACTTTGCTAAATTTGTTGATCCTGCTAAAATGATAGGACCAAAAGCTTAA
- a CDS encoding Acid membrane antigen A gives MQTGKIFLICFILVVLSLLLYLFKDFLLVIIIASLMAVATSNANAKFLSLTNGRKFLASLLTTACMVLLFFAPFVYAMIELAKALKNFDINLITQTLDYVKNYQFTLPESFSFLEPKIKEFLASIDLNSISKQILNYASSFTKSGAKFLIDMVLICIFYFFANLYGTELVIYIKSVIPIEKQELDDILSEVGNVMAVVLYSMIIVAILQGALFSIIAMFYGYDAILMGVIFAVSSLIPALGGALVYIPISLYEFASSGLGSALVIFIYSVVVISFIADTLVKPLIIKWINEKLVKTPTQINELLIFLAMIAGISTFGFWGIILGPAILTFFISTIRLYMILKDKNLI, from the coding sequence ATGCAAACTGGAAAAATCTTTCTTATTTGTTTTATTTTAGTAGTTTTATCTCTTTTGCTTTATCTTTTTAAAGATTTTTTACTTGTTATTATCATTGCAAGTCTAATGGCAGTTGCTACCTCCAATGCAAATGCAAAATTCTTAAGTCTAACAAATGGACGCAAATTTTTAGCCTCTTTGTTAACAACTGCATGCATGGTTTTACTTTTCTTTGCACCTTTTGTTTATGCAATGATAGAACTAGCCAAGGCTTTAAAGAATTTTGATATTAACCTTATCACACAAACGCTAGATTATGTTAAAAATTATCAATTTACCCTACCTGAAAGCTTTAGTTTTTTAGAGCCTAAAATAAAAGAATTTCTAGCTTCTATAGATTTAAATAGTATCTCTAAGCAAATTTTAAATTATGCTTCAAGTTTTACAAAATCAGGGGCTAAATTTCTTATAGATATGGTACTGATCTGTATATTTTACTTTTTTGCCAATCTCTATGGAACAGAATTGGTAATCTATATAAAATCCGTTATTCCTATTGAAAAACAAGAGCTTGACGATATCTTAAGTGAAGTGGGCAATGTCATGGCTGTGGTACTTTACTCAATGATCATCGTTGCCATCCTTCAAGGAGCGCTTTTTAGTATCATTGCTATGTTTTATGGATACGATGCTATCTTAATGGGTGTGATTTTTGCTGTAAGTTCTCTCATACCCGCTCTAGGTGGAGCCTTAGTATATATCCCTATAAGTCTTTATGAATTTGCTTCAAGTGGACTTGGTTCAGCGCTTGTTATTTTTATTTATTCTGTTGTTGTTATCTCTTTTATCGCCGATACTCTAGTTAAACCTTTGATCATCAAATGGATTAATGAAAAACTCGTAAAAACACCCACTCAAATCAACGAACTTTTGATTTTCTTAGCGATGATAGCCGGAATTTCAACTTTTGGTTTTTGGGGTATTATTTTAGGGCCTGCAATTTTAACTTTTTTTATTTCAACGATCAGACTTTATATGATTTTAAAAGATAAGAATTTAATTTAA
- a CDS encoding Holliday junction DNA helicase RuvB, whose product MDRIVEIEKYSFDETYETSLRPSNFDGYIGQENIKKNLNVFISAAKKRNECLDHILFSGPAGLGKTTLANIISYEMGANIKTTAAPMIEKSGDLAAILTNLSEGDVLFIDEIHRLSPAIEEVLYPAMEDYRLDIIIGSGPAAQTIKIDLPKFTLIGATTRAGMLSNPLRDRFGMQFRLEFYKDEELAIILQKAALKLNKTCEKEAALEIAKRSRSTPRIALRLLKRVRDFADVNDEETITKERAKEALNSLGVNELGFDAMDLRYLELLTEAKRKPIGLSSIAAALSEDENTIEDVIEPYLLANGYIERTAKGRIASTKSFSALKLNYEQTLFDEN is encoded by the coding sequence ATGGACAGAATAGTAGAAATAGAAAAATATTCTTTTGATGAAACTTATGAAACTTCTCTGCGTCCTTCAAATTTCGACGGCTATATAGGGCAAGAAAATATTAAAAAGAATTTAAATGTTTTTATTAGCGCTGCAAAAAAAAGAAATGAATGTTTAGATCATATACTTTTTAGTGGACCTGCAGGACTTGGCAAAACCACATTGGCTAACATTATTTCTTATGAAATGGGTGCAAATATCAAAACAACTGCCGCGCCTATGATAGAAAAAAGTGGAGATTTGGCTGCAATTTTAACCAATTTAAGCGAAGGGGATGTACTTTTTATCGATGAAATTCATCGTTTAAGCCCTGCTATTGAAGAAGTACTTTACCCCGCAATGGAGGATTATAGACTAGATATCATCATCGGTAGTGGTCCTGCAGCACAAACTATAAAAATCGATTTGCCTAAATTTACGCTTATTGGCGCCACAACACGTGCAGGAATGCTTAGCAATCCTTTAAGAGATCGTTTTGGAATGCAATTTAGACTCGAATTTTACAAAGATGAAGAACTTGCCATCATACTTCAAAAAGCTGCACTCAAACTCAATAAAACTTGCGAAAAAGAAGCTGCACTTGAGATTGCCAAAAGAAGTCGCTCTACTCCTAGAATCGCACTTAGACTTTTAAAAAGAGTGAGAGATTTTGCCGATGTTAACGATGAAGAAACGATCACGAAAGAAAGAGCTAAAGAAGCGTTAAATTCCTTAGGCGTAAATGAGCTTGGTTTTGATGCGATGGACTTAAGGTATTTAGAACTTCTAACAGAAGCTAAAAGAAAACCCATAGGACTTTCTAGCATAGCAGCGGCTTTAAGCGAAGATGAAAACACTATTGAAGATGTAATTGAGCCTTATTTGCTTGCAAATGGCTATATAGAACGCACCGCCAAGGGTCGTATAGCAAGTACAAAAAGCTTTAGCGCGCTCAAACTGAATTATGAACAAACTTTGTTTGATGAAAATTGA
- a CDS encoding Polyphosphate kinase, which yields MQTNPNMFLNRELSWLRFNSRVLDQCSRPLPLLERLKFIAIYCTNLDEFYMIRVAGLKQLFSAGANIGSSDEMSPLQQLKAIRKYLHKEKELLEHYFNEIINDLEKENLFIKSYENLDDNLKQKCDEYFFSTIFPVIVPIAVDATHPFPHLNNLSFSLAVKICDKTHPELIKFGMIRIPRVLPRFYEVSANVYVPVESIVEKHTEEIFPGYKLLASAAFRVTRNADMVIEEEEADDFMMILEQGLKLRRKGAFVRLQIQKGADEQIVEFLNTHMKIFHKDVYEYSILLNLPSLWQIAGNKTFTHLLSPLYTPKTLPPFDENLSIFDAIDKEDILIIQPFESFDPVYKFIKEASKDPEVISIRMTLYRVEKNSNIVQALIDAASDGIQVTVMVELKARFDEENNLHWAKALENAGAHVIYGITGFKVHAKVSQVIRKKGDKLKFYMHLSTGNYNASSAKIYTDVSYFTSKVEFARDTTSFFHILSGFSKNRRLQTLSMSPNQIKEKILEMIALEASKGSEGVIIAKMNSLVDSDVIKALYEASMKGTQIDLIVRGICCLKPNEEFSKNIRVRSIIGKYLEHARVFYFKHSEPNYFISSADWMPRNLERRLELMTPIYDERSKAKLAQFLRLQLSDNLLAYELQNDGEYTKVACGEKVIDSQQILEEYVSKIYKTLKKDADQSRATYLASKLFKEN from the coding sequence ATGCAAACAAATCCAAATATGTTTTTAAACAGGGAACTTTCTTGGCTACGCTTTAACTCACGGGTTTTAGATCAATGTTCGCGTCCACTGCCTTTGCTAGAACGCCTTAAATTTATAGCTATATATTGCACCAATTTAGATGAATTTTATATGATACGCGTTGCGGGATTAAAACAACTTTTCTCCGCTGGAGCTAATATAGGCAGCAGTGATGAGATGTCTCCTTTGCAACAATTAAAAGCTATACGCAAATATCTTCATAAAGAAAAGGAGCTTTTAGAGCATTATTTTAATGAAATCATAAACGATCTTGAAAAAGAAAATCTTTTTATTAAAAGCTATGAAAATCTAGACGATAATTTAAAACAAAAATGTGATGAGTATTTTTTCTCTACCATCTTTCCTGTTATCGTTCCAATCGCCGTGGATGCAACCCATCCTTTTCCACATTTAAATAATCTTTCATTTTCTTTAGCGGTTAAAATTTGCGATAAAACTCATCCTGAGCTTATCAAATTTGGAATGATTCGAATTCCAAGAGTTTTGCCTCGTTTTTATGAAGTAAGTGCAAATGTTTATGTTCCGGTTGAAAGCATAGTAGAAAAACATACAGAAGAAATTTTTCCAGGTTATAAACTTCTTGCTTCGGCTGCTTTTAGAGTGACTAGAAATGCAGATATGGTGATAGAAGAGGAAGAAGCTGATGATTTTATGATGATACTAGAACAAGGCTTAAAACTTCGCAGAAAAGGTGCTTTTGTAAGATTACAAATTCAAAAGGGTGCAGATGAACAAATCGTAGAATTTCTCAATACCCATATGAAAATTTTCCATAAGGATGTCTATGAGTATTCTATCTTATTAAATCTTCCTAGTCTTTGGCAAATTGCTGGCAACAAGACCTTTACTCATCTTTTAAGCCCACTTTATACACCTAAAACCTTACCACCTTTTGATGAAAATTTATCTATCTTTGATGCAATAGATAAAGAAGATATACTCATCATTCAACCTTTTGAAAGCTTTGATCCTGTTTATAAATTCATCAAAGAAGCAAGCAAAGACCCTGAGGTTATCTCTATAAGAATGACTCTTTATAGAGTAGAAAAAAACTCTAATATAGTCCAAGCCTTAATCGATGCAGCAAGCGATGGGATACAAGTTACAGTTATGGTAGAACTTAAAGCTCGTTTTGATGAAGAAAATAATCTTCACTGGGCAAAAGCTTTAGAAAACGCTGGAGCTCATGTAATTTATGGAATTACGGGTTTTAAAGTTCATGCCAAAGTTTCTCAAGTTATACGCAAAAAAGGCGATAAGCTTAAATTTTATATGCATTTAAGTACAGGAAATTACAACGCAAGTAGTGCTAAAATCTATACCGATGTAAGTTATTTTACAAGTAAGGTTGAATTTGCAAGGGATACAACAAGCTTTTTTCATATACTCTCAGGCTTTAGCAAAAATCGCCGTCTTCAAACTCTCTCTATGAGTCCAAATCAAATTAAAGAAAAAATTCTAGAAATGATAGCTTTAGAGGCAAGTAAGGGAAGCGAGGGAGTGATCATCGCAAAAATGAATTCTCTTGTAGATAGCGATGTCATAAAAGCTCTTTATGAAGCTAGCATGAAAGGAACTCAAATCGATCTTATCGTGCGTGGAATTTGTTGCTTAAAACCTAATGAAGAATTCAGTAAAAACATACGCGTTAGAAGCATCATAGGAAAATATTTAGAGCATGCTAGGGTGTTTTATTTTAAACACAGTGAACCAAATTATTTTATATCAAGCGCGGATTGGATGCCAAGAAATTTAGAGCGTCGCTTAGAACTTATGACTCCTATATATGATGAAAGAAGCAAGGCAAAATTGGCACAATTTTTACGCCTACAACTCAGCGACAATTTACTTGCTTATGAACTTCAAAATGATGGAGAATATACAAAAGTTGCTTGCGGCGAAAAAGTGATTGACTCGCAACAAATCTTAGAAGAATATGTCAGTAAAATCTATAAAACCCTTAAAAAAGACGCTGATCAAAGTCGTGCGACTTATCTAGCTTCTAAGCTTTTTAAAGAAAACTGA
- a CDS encoding Cytochrome c nitrite reductase, small subunit NrfH, whose product MKKSLNLFSIFLVLLFVFFAVGFYTFYNAKGTSYLSNASESCNNCHIMNEVYNEYMAGPHAQKVKGEARATCVDCHLPHGFLAKWIAKAESGLNHAYAFTFKLDELPTNLSATEKSRNMIQDNCVRCHADFAQTAINATTNPHADKSLKCASCHQDVGHKHGI is encoded by the coding sequence TTGAAGAAATCTTTGAATCTTTTTAGTATTTTTCTTGTTTTGCTTTTTGTGTTTTTTGCAGTAGGGTTTTATACCTTTTACAATGCAAAGGGTACATCTTACTTAAGCAATGCAAGCGAATCTTGCAACAATTGCCACATTATGAACGAAGTTTATAATGAATACATGGCAGGACCGCATGCGCAAAAGGTAAAGGGGGAGGCTAGGGCGACTTGCGTTGATTGTCATTTGCCTCATGGTTTCTTGGCTAAATGGATAGCTAAAGCAGAAAGTGGTTTAAATCACGCCTATGCTTTTACTTTTAAGCTTGATGAGCTTCCTACAAATTTGAGTGCAACTGAAAAAAGCAGAAATATGATACAAGATAATTGTGTTCGTTGTCATGCTGATTTTGCTCAAACAGCCATCAATGCCACAACAAATCCACACGCAGATAAGTCTTTAAAATGCGCTTCTTGTCATCAAGATGTGGGTCATAAACATGGAATTTAA
- a CDS encoding Cytochrome c552 precursor — protein sequence MKKNFLRLAIVVLVLLIAGVLWLNNDINQKKEDEANKNVIAANADFSLLSDDNPNFERWGKVFPEQLKMYLTVEEEEPKATEFGGNLSYSKLIRFPQLTILWAGYPFSLDFNEERGHFWVQVDQMKTARNNKDFLNAHGLKAFKGQPAACMNCHSGWTPWLINNIAKGDFVAFNSTNYWTMIKNIPAVDGIKENSPEHAGPHGGKRMGVTCADCHNPNDMSLRLTRPAAINALVARGYEKDPVQGVKATREEMRTLVCSQCHVEYYFKPTGEKVKVMGETIVDDSSKKWWDGTQKNYDEYEFWRDGNKPKEIEANGIILTFPWSEWKKGQPFRIEMLDDYYDKVRNVFGADFTHKLTGAQIIKIQHPESELYSGGVHAANGVSCADCHMPYVREGAKKISQHNITSPLRDINSACKTCHKQSEDYLRAQVRDIQNSVAHDQRTAEYAIVSLIMDTKKLRDELGNMEKFQTDGKADASKISEELKEVLELHRKSQMRADFVNAENSTGFHNPREASRMLLQAVDMAKTGQIKLVEIASANGIKDFKTSNLGFEDIQKFNPGELYYQVDVNEHKAGERYYGDEIEVNGNPPKELLEHDKNLAPYNYQVIDKK from the coding sequence ATGAAAAAAAATTTTTTACGCCTAGCTATCGTTGTTTTAGTATTACTTATAGCAGGGGTTTTATGGCTTAATAATGATATAAATCAGAAAAAAGAAGATGAGGCAAATAAAAATGTTATTGCGGCAAATGCAGATTTTTCTTTGCTTAGTGACGATAATCCAAATTTTGAAAGATGGGGTAAGGTTTTTCCAGAACAACTTAAAATGTATCTAACAGTTGAAGAAGAAGAGCCTAAGGCTACTGAATTTGGGGGTAATTTATCGTATTCAAAACTTATTCGTTTTCCTCAATTAACTATACTTTGGGCTGGATACCCTTTTAGTCTTGATTTCAATGAAGAAAGAGGACATTTTTGGGTTCAAGTAGACCAAATGAAAACCGCAAGAAATAATAAAGATTTTCTTAATGCTCACGGACTTAAAGCATTTAAGGGTCAGCCAGCAGCTTGTATGAACTGTCATAGCGGATGGACTCCATGGCTTATCAATAATATTGCTAAGGGAGATTTTGTAGCATTTAACTCTACAAATTATTGGACTATGATTAAAAATATTCCAGCTGTTGATGGTATAAAAGAAAATTCTCCAGAACATGCAGGACCGCACGGTGGTAAAAGAATGGGTGTTACTTGTGCAGATTGTCACAATCCAAATGATATGAGCTTAAGACTTACTCGTCCTGCTGCAATCAATGCTTTAGTTGCTAGAGGTTATGAAAAAGATCCTGTACAAGGTGTAAAAGCTACAAGAGAAGAGATGAGAACTTTAGTTTGTTCACAATGCCATGTTGAGTATTATTTCAAACCAACAGGAGAAAAAGTAAAAGTAATGGGTGAAACTATCGTTGATGATAGTTCTAAAAAATGGTGGGATGGCACTCAAAAAAATTATGATGAATATGAATTTTGGAGAGATGGTAACAAACCAAAAGAAATCGAAGCTAATGGTATTATCTTAACATTCCCTTGGAGCGAATGGAAAAAAGGTCAACCTTTTAGAATTGAAATGCTAGATGATTATTATGATAAGGTTCGCAATGTATTTGGTGCGGATTTCACTCATAAATTAACAGGTGCGCAAATCATTAAAATTCAACACCCTGAAAGTGAGCTTTATAGTGGTGGTGTGCATGCTGCTAATGGAGTAAGTTGTGCGGATTGTCACATGCCTTATGTTAGAGAAGGTGCTAAGAAAATTTCTCAACACAATATTACTTCTCCATTAAGAGATATTAATTCTGCTTGTAAAACTTGCCATAAACAAAGCGAGGATTATTTAAGAGCTCAAGTTCGTGATATACAAAATAGCGTAGCGCATGATCAAAGAACAGCTGAATATGCTATCGTTAGCTTAATCATGGATACTAAAAAATTACGCGATGAATTAGGTAATATGGAAAAATTCCAAACTGATGGCAAAGCAGATGCAAGCAAGATTAGCGAAGAACTTAAAGAGGTTTTAGAACTTCACCGTAAATCTCAAATGAGAGCTGATTTTGTTAATGCTGAAAATTCAACAGGTTTCCACAATCCTCGTGAAGCTTCAAGAATGCTTTTACAAGCTGTAGATATGGCTAAAACAGGACAAATTAAACTTGTAGAAATTGCTAGTGCTAATGGAATTAAAGATTTTAAAACTTCAAATTTAGGTTTTGAAGATATACAAAAATTCAACCCTGGAGAGCTTTATTATCAAGTAGATGTTAATGAGCATAAAGCAGGGGAACGTTATTATGGTGATGAGATAGAAGTAAATGGAAATCCTCCAAAAGAACTTTTAGAACACGATAAAAATCTTGCTCCGTATAATTATCAAGTCATTGATAAAAAATAA
- a CDS encoding Putative integral membrane protein, protein MINKNKLFRQIHIYVSLFFLPCAVLFALTGIVYILGADQDTGLKVENYKLVKNIEAGKEKDALIQYLQENNLKIPSNTEVIKGKDKGITIGSAHYSANIAPIAQNEYAITLKTRSLLGDMIMLHKDKGAWYFSVLSIAFGIALFLLYISGLIITLFASKKDRQKQLATLGAGIVITILLAYLSL, encoded by the coding sequence ATGATTAACAAAAACAAATTGTTTAGGCAAATTCACATTTATGTGAGTTTATTTTTCTTACCCTGTGCTGTACTTTTTGCACTAACAGGAATTGTTTATATCCTTGGCGCTGATCAAGATACAGGCTTAAAGGTGGAAAATTATAAACTTGTAAAAAATATAGAAGCTGGCAAAGAAAAAGATGCGCTCATCCAATACTTGCAAGAAAATAATTTAAAAATCCCTTCTAATACTGAAGTTATCAAAGGTAAAGATAAAGGTATAACTATAGGCAGTGCGCATTATAGTGCAAATATAGCTCCCATTGCTCAAAACGAGTATGCTATCACTCTTAAAACTAGATCTTTACTAGGTGATATGATCATGCTTCATAAAGATAAAGGTGCTTGGTATTTTTCTGTACTTAGCATAGCTTTTGGTATTGCTTTATTTTTGCTCTATATTTCAGGTCTTATAATTACTTTATTTGCTAGCAAAAAAGATAGACAAAAACAACTTGCAACACTTGGGGCAGGTATTGTCATCACTATACTTTTAGCTTATCTTAGCCTTTAA